The following proteins are encoded in a genomic region of Musa acuminata AAA Group cultivar baxijiao chromosome BXJ2-11, Cavendish_Baxijiao_AAA, whole genome shotgun sequence:
- the LOC103970445 gene encoding probable bifunctional TENA-E protein yields MESRRSSGDMGRIASWVKSHRPMYDRATQHPFVVGISDGSVDLSAFKRWLAQDYIFVKEFVPFLASVLLKAWKHSDDESDMEILLGGMASLSDELAWFRKEASKWDVKLVGIVPQKANLEYCRFLQSLMLPEVDYAVAITAFWAIETVYQESFSLCLDSSSKTPEELMETCQRWGSANFGHYCRSLQKIADRCLEKASSDIIRKAEEAFVCVLEHEFNFWNMSCGE; encoded by the exons ATGGAGAGCCGAAGAAGCAGCGGCGACATGGGGAGAATAGCCTCGTGGGTGAAGAGCCACCGTCCGATGTACGATCGCGCGACCCAGCACCCCTTCGTCGTCGGCATCTCCGATGGTTCCGTCGACCTCTCCGCCTTCAAGCGATGGCTC GCACAGGATTATATATTTGTGAAAGAATTTGTCCCCTTTCTAGCAAGTGTTCTGCTAAAGGCTTGGAAGCACTCGGATGATGAATCAGACATGGAAATACTCTTAGGTGGTATGGCATCTTTAAGTGATGAGCTAGCTTGGTTTCGAAAAGAAGCTTCCAAGTGGGACGTTAAACTAGTTGGTATTGTTCCGCAAAAGGCTAATCTGGAGTATTGCAG GTTTCTACAAAGTTTGATGCTTCCAGAGGTCGATTATGCTGTAGCCATCACTGCTTTTTGGGCCATTGAAACTGTCTACCAGGAGAGCTTCTCTCTCTGCCTTGATAGCAgttcaaagactccagaagaacttATGGAGACCTGCCAGAGATGGGGCAGTGCTAATTTTGGGCACTATTGCCGCTCGCTACAAAAGATTGCAGACAGGTGCTTGGAGAAGGCTTCTAGTGATATTATACGAAAGGCTGAAGAAGCTTTTGTTTGTGTTCTTGAGCATGAATTCAACTTTTGGAACATGAGTTGTGGTGAATGA
- the LOC135627785 gene encoding uncharacterized protein LOC135627785 isoform X1 → MGFLSTSRASLFVIIETPALVVSVEGRSLLRLSILEPVSAAPCEPPTHSRFEICCSYLGLLFLAISVIRMSEAKIDQESGPLGLWLNKTESFVNSIHMKLQRKINLSSELTQNNSLEEQNTGNDKLNAEPRADKLRIINVPVLMLKIGSWQCVSVGEGDIAAKCFYGKKKFVWEMLRCGSKKKFEIQWSEISAIRAHFADKQPDILEVELKKPPQLFELVSSDPRRHPMWQPIPDFTEDQSRLYRRHHLEFREGSFRKPYDKLLLENKHLFRLSHNLFENDTSPLFGVVRSGIQYSSTIPQLLHMFNQQTNNLYHSFTDHFGNQGTTDLSTRYVGNSGYMAQSFGANLPTGQPVPPFRLVDENKPNNLGCISESVDAYLPTGFLPPTGLADDKWPSSDIAFLEAAAEEHSGVLNHIPNMDNRASSSANLVINPGT, encoded by the exons ATGGGATTCCTCTCCACTTCGCGCGCTTCTCTCTTTGTAATTATAGAGACCCCGGCGTTGGTTGTATCGGTGGAGGGCCGCTCGCTCCTCCGATTGTCGATCCTCGAACCAGTGAGCGCTGCGCCCTGTGAACCCCCGACTCATTCGAGATTCGAG ATTTGCTGTAGTTATCTTGGATTACTATTCCTTGCAATATCAGTGATCAGGATGAGTGAAGCAAAG ATAGATCAAGAATCAGGTCCTCTGGGCCTGTGGTTGAACAAAACTGAATCATTTGTGAACTCCATCCATATGAAGCTGCAAAGGAAGATTAATCTTTCAAGTGAATTAACTCAAAACAATAGCTTGGAAGAACAAAATACAGGAAATGATAAGCTCAATGCTGAACCTCGAGCTGATAAATTAAGAATTATAAATGTTCCAGTACTGATGCTGAAGATTGGTTCATGGCAG TGTGTATCGGTGGGTGAAGGTGATATAgcagccaagtgtttctatggtaAAAAGAAATTTGTGTGGGAGATGTTAAGATGTGGATCTAAGAAAAAATTCGAGATCCAATGGTCTGAGATCTCGGCAATTAGAGCCCACTTCGCTGACAAGCAACCTGACATCCTAGAAGTTGAG CTAAAAAAACCACCACAACTCTTTGAACTAGTTTCTTCTGATCCAAGAAGGCACCCCATGTGGCAACCAATTCCTGACTTTACTGAAGATCAATCTCGCTTATATAG GAGACACCATCTTGAGTTCAGAGAAGGGAGTTTCCGGAAACCTTATGACAAATTATTGCTCGAAAACAAACACTTGTTTAGGTTGAGTCACAATTTGTTCGAAAACGATACGTCTCCACTTTTTGGGGTGGTCCGCAGTGGGATCCAATATTCTAGCACCATCCCACAGTTGCTACACATGTTCAACCAGCAAACTAATAACTTGTATCACTCATTCACAGACCATTTTGGTAATCAGGGAACTACAGATCTTTCTACTAGGTATGTTGGCAATTCTGGATACATGGCTCAGTCTTTTGGTGCTAATTTGCCGACTGGACAACCTGTGCCACCATTTAGACTCGTTGATGAGAACAAGCCAAACAATTTGGGATGTATCAGTGAATCTGTTGATGCTTATTTGCCAACTGGTTTTCTGCCACCAACTGGACTTGCTGATGATAAGTGGCCAAGCTCAG ATATTGCATTTCTGGAAGCAGCTGCTGAGGAGCATTCTGGAGTTCTGAATCATATACCAAATATGGATAACAGAGCCTCAAGTTCAG CCAATCTGGTGATTAATCCTGGCACATGA
- the LOC103970446 gene encoding bZIP transcription factor 53 — protein sequence MSSIPVRRASSSEGDSQPTSDERKRKRMISNRESARRSRMRKQQHLDDLINQAEQLKNQNSQIDVQINLATQQYVKVESENAILRAQLSELTERLHSINSVLRFIEEVSGMAMDIPEIPDPLLKPLQLPRAAQPIMANADMLQF from the coding sequence ATGTCTTCCATTCCGGTCCGCCGCGCTTCGAGTTCTGAAGGAGACTCGCAGCCGACGTCCgatgagaggaagagaaagaggatgaTTTCGAACAGGGAGTCCGCAAGAAGGTCTAGGATGAGGAAGCAGCAGCATCTCGATGATCTGATAAACCAAGCCGAGCAGCTCAAGAACCAAAACAGCCAGATCGACGTGCAGATCAATCTGGCGACACAGCAGTACGTCAAGGTGGAATCTGAGAACGCTATTCTAAGGGCTCAGCTGAGTGAATTGACAGAGAGACTGCACTCGATCAACTCTGTTCTCCGTTTCATCGAGGAGGTCAGTGGAATGGCCATGGACATACCGGAGATACCAGATCCTCTCCTGAAGCCATTGCAGCTTCCCCGTGCGGCACAACCAATCATGGCCAATGCTGACATGTTGCAGTTCTGA
- the LOC135627786 gene encoding calvin cycle protein CP12-2, chloroplastic-like: MATTVCGVSLSTRRAVFVKAEPLRPRQTHARLLPLLDRGVRRRRSTVLVASAPSTPPDISEKVSESIKKAEEACAGDAVAGECAAAWDEVEELSAAASHARDKLKTDSDPLENYCKDNPETDECRTYDN; the protein is encoded by the coding sequence ATGGCGACGACAGTATGTGGCGTGAGCCTCTCCACCCGAAGGGCTGTGTTCGTGAAGGCGGAGCCGCTTAGGCCGCGACAGACCCACGCAAGGCTCCTCCCTTTGCTCGACCGCGGTGTTCGCCGCCGCCGCAGCACGGTGCTCGTGGCGAGCGCGCCGTCGACGCCGCCCGACATCTCCGAGAAGGTCTCGGAGAGCATCAAGAAGGCGGAGGAGGCGTGCGCGGGGGACGCGGTGGCCGGGGAGTGCGCGGCGGCGTGGGACGAGGTGGAGGAGCTCAGCGCCGCGGCGAGCCACGCCAGGGACAAGCTCAAGACTGACTCCGACCCCCTGGAGAACTACTGCAAGGACAACCCCGAGACCGACGAGTGCCGCACCTACGACAACTGA
- the LOC103970448 gene encoding argininosuccinate lyase, chloroplastic, which produces MKCGLSVASAPPSHFPARSNYLSDYLLRMNAMRALCHPVLPSFSSSTRSPTPCRRRRRLPTFSAAPRRRADRWILAAAPEAMASTQPWTAQEQEKAKEAKLWGGRFEDSVTDAVERFSESVSFDKALYKQDIMGSRAHARMLAHQGLMTVSDRDSILHGLDEIERRIEAGEFVWRMDREDVHMNIEAALTEVIGEPAKKLHTARSRNDQVVTDLRLWCREATDKIVASIKQLQVALIKLGLSNEGLIVPGYTHLQRAQPVLLQHLLLSYVEQLERDVGRLVDCKDRMNFCPLGACALAGTGLPIDRFLTSDALGFTAPMRNSIDAVSDRDFVLEFLSANSIAAVHLSRLGEEWVLWASEEFGFLTPSDSVSTGSSIMPQKKNPDPMELVRGKSARVVGDLMTLLVLCKGLPQAYNRDLQEDKEPLFDSVKTVLGMLEVTTEFAQNITFNHARIRKVLPAGHLDATTLADYLVNKGLPFRTSHEIVGRCVALCVARNCQLSELPLDQLQGINSIFKEDVYDFLGVENSVNKFSSYGSTGSECVAEQLSFWISKLQIGQTENEKTE; this is translated from the exons ATGAAGTGTGGACTCTCCGTCGCCTCCGCTCCCCCTTCCCACTTCCCCGCTCGATCCAATTATTTATCGGACTACCTGCTTCGAATGAACGCGATGAGGGCTCTCTGCCACCCCGTGCtcccttccttctcctcctccacacGCAGCCCAACcccctgccgccgccgccgccgcctcccgaCGTTTTCGGCCGCACCCCGCCGACGCGCCGATCGCTGGATCCTCGCCGCCGCCCCGGAGGCCATGGCATCCACCCAGCCCTGGACGGCGCAGGAGCAGGAGAAGGCCAAGGAGGCCAAGCTGTGGGGCGGGCGGTTCGAGGACAGTGTCACCGACGCCGTCGAGCGCTTCAGCGAGTCCGTCTCCTTCGACAAGGCGCTCTACAAGCAGGACATCATGGGTAGCCGCGCCCACGCCCGGATGCTCGCCCACCAG GGTTTAATGACTGTCAGCGATAGAGATAGCATACTGCATGGTCTTGATGAGATAGAGAGACGAATTGAGGCAGGGGAGTTTGTTTGGAGAATGGATAGGGAGGATGTGCACATGAATATTGAAGCTGCACTCACAGAAGTTATCGGGGAACCTGCGAAAAAACTCCACACCGCAAGAAGCCGAAATGATCAAGTTGTAACAGATCTCCGCTTGTGGTGTAGGGAAGCCACTGATAAAATTGTGGCATCCATCAAACAACTTCAG GTGGCCTTAATCAAATTAGGTTTGAGCAATGAAGGACTGATAGTTCCTGGTTACACTCATCTACAGAGGGCACAACCTGTCTTGCTGCAACATCTCTTGTTATCATATGTTGAACAG CTTGAACGTGATGTCGGTCGGCTGGTTGATTGCAAGGATCGGATGAACTTCTGCCCCTTAGGTGCTTGTGCGTTGGCTGGTACTGGCCTTCCTATTGACAGATTTCTTACTTCAGATGCTCTGGGATTTACTGCTCCTATGAGAAACAG CATTGATGCAGTATCAGATCGTGATTTTGTCCTGGAGTTTCTGTCAGCTAATTCAATAGCAGCTGTTCATCTTTCACGGCTTGGTGAGGAGTGGGTTTTGTGGGCATCAGAGGAGTTTGGTTTCTTGACCCCAAGCGACTCAGTATCTACTGGAAGCAGCATTATGCCACAGAAGAAAAATCCAGATCCTATGGAACTTGTCCGTGGAAAATCTGCTAGAGTTGTTGGAGATCTTATGACCCTTCTTGTTCTATGCAAAGGGCTTCCGCAAGCATACAATCGTGATCTACAA GAAGACAAAGAACCTCTATTTGACAGTGTTAAGACTGTACTGGGGATGCTTGAAGTAACAACTGAATTTGCGCAGAACATCACATTCAATCATGCAAGAATACGAAAAGTTTTGCCAGCTGGACATCTTGATGCTACTACCCTTGCTGATTATCTTGTGAACAAG GGGCTGCCCTTCAGGACTTCTCATGAGATAGTTGGAAGGTGTGTGGCTTTATGTGTCGCAAGAAACTGTCAGCTTTCGGAGCTTCCTCTTGACCAGCTACAGGGAATTAATTCCATCTTCAAGGAGGATGTTTATGATTTTCTAGGAGTTGAAAATTCAGTTAACAAGTTCTCCTCCTACGGGTCGACAGGTTCAGAATGTGTTGCAGAACAACTCAGCTTCTGGATTTCGAAGCTTCAGATTGGTCAAACGGAAAATGAGAAGACAGAGTAA
- the LOC135627785 gene encoding uncharacterized protein LOC135627785 isoform X3 — translation MGFLSTSRASLFVIIETPALVVSVEGRSLLRLSILEPVSAAPCEPPTHSRFEICCSYLGLLFLAISVIRMSEAKIDQESGPLGLWLNKTESFVNSIHMKLQRKINLSSELTQNNSLEEQNTGNDKLNAEPRADKLRIINVPVLMLKIGSWQCVSVGEGDIAAKCFYGKKKFVWEMLRCGSKKKFEIQWSEISAIRAHFADKQPDILEVELKKPPQLFELVSSDPRRHPMWQPIPDFTEDQSRLYRRHHLEFREGSFRKPYDKLLLENKHLFRLSHNLFENDTSPLFGVVRSGIQYSSTIPQLLHMFNQQTNNLYHSFTDHFGNQGTTDLSTRYVGNSGYMAQSFGANLPTGQPVPPFRLVDENKPNNLGCISESVDAYLPTGFLPPTGLADDKWPSSAAEEHSGVLNHIPNMDNRASSSANLVINPGT, via the exons ATGGGATTCCTCTCCACTTCGCGCGCTTCTCTCTTTGTAATTATAGAGACCCCGGCGTTGGTTGTATCGGTGGAGGGCCGCTCGCTCCTCCGATTGTCGATCCTCGAACCAGTGAGCGCTGCGCCCTGTGAACCCCCGACTCATTCGAGATTCGAG ATTTGCTGTAGTTATCTTGGATTACTATTCCTTGCAATATCAGTGATCAGGATGAGTGAAGCAAAG ATAGATCAAGAATCAGGTCCTCTGGGCCTGTGGTTGAACAAAACTGAATCATTTGTGAACTCCATCCATATGAAGCTGCAAAGGAAGATTAATCTTTCAAGTGAATTAACTCAAAACAATAGCTTGGAAGAACAAAATACAGGAAATGATAAGCTCAATGCTGAACCTCGAGCTGATAAATTAAGAATTATAAATGTTCCAGTACTGATGCTGAAGATTGGTTCATGGCAG TGTGTATCGGTGGGTGAAGGTGATATAgcagccaagtgtttctatggtaAAAAGAAATTTGTGTGGGAGATGTTAAGATGTGGATCTAAGAAAAAATTCGAGATCCAATGGTCTGAGATCTCGGCAATTAGAGCCCACTTCGCTGACAAGCAACCTGACATCCTAGAAGTTGAG CTAAAAAAACCACCACAACTCTTTGAACTAGTTTCTTCTGATCCAAGAAGGCACCCCATGTGGCAACCAATTCCTGACTTTACTGAAGATCAATCTCGCTTATATAG GAGACACCATCTTGAGTTCAGAGAAGGGAGTTTCCGGAAACCTTATGACAAATTATTGCTCGAAAACAAACACTTGTTTAGGTTGAGTCACAATTTGTTCGAAAACGATACGTCTCCACTTTTTGGGGTGGTCCGCAGTGGGATCCAATATTCTAGCACCATCCCACAGTTGCTACACATGTTCAACCAGCAAACTAATAACTTGTATCACTCATTCACAGACCATTTTGGTAATCAGGGAACTACAGATCTTTCTACTAGGTATGTTGGCAATTCTGGATACATGGCTCAGTCTTTTGGTGCTAATTTGCCGACTGGACAACCTGTGCCACCATTTAGACTCGTTGATGAGAACAAGCCAAACAATTTGGGATGTATCAGTGAATCTGTTGATGCTTATTTGCCAACTGGTTTTCTGCCACCAACTGGACTTGCTGATGATAAGTGGCCAAGCTCAG CTGCTGAGGAGCATTCTGGAGTTCTGAATCATATACCAAATATGGATAACAGAGCCTCAAGTTCAG CCAATCTGGTGATTAATCCTGGCACATGA
- the LOC135627785 gene encoding uncharacterized protein LOC135627785 isoform X4 — MGFLSTSRASLFVIIETPALVVSVEGRSLLRLSILEPVSAAPCEPPTHSRFEICCSYLGLLFLAISVIRMSEAKIDQESGPLGLWLNKTESFVNSIHMKLQRKINLSSELTQNNSLEEQNTGNDKLNAEPRADKLRIINVPVLMLKIGSWQCVSVGEGDIAAKCFYGKKKFVWEMLRCGSKKKFEIQWSEISAIRAHFADKQPDILEVELKKPPQLFELVSSDPRRHPMWQPIPDFTEDQSRLYRRHHLEFREGSFRKPYDKLLLENKHLFRLSHNLFENDTSPLFGVVRSGIQYSSTIPQLLHMFNQQTNNLYHSFTDHFGNQGTTDLSTRYVGNSGYMAQSFGANLPTGQPVPPFRLVDENKPNNLGCISESVDAYLPTGFLPPTGLADDKWPSSAAEEHSGVLNHIPNMDNRASSSGAVL, encoded by the exons ATGGGATTCCTCTCCACTTCGCGCGCTTCTCTCTTTGTAATTATAGAGACCCCGGCGTTGGTTGTATCGGTGGAGGGCCGCTCGCTCCTCCGATTGTCGATCCTCGAACCAGTGAGCGCTGCGCCCTGTGAACCCCCGACTCATTCGAGATTCGAG ATTTGCTGTAGTTATCTTGGATTACTATTCCTTGCAATATCAGTGATCAGGATGAGTGAAGCAAAG ATAGATCAAGAATCAGGTCCTCTGGGCCTGTGGTTGAACAAAACTGAATCATTTGTGAACTCCATCCATATGAAGCTGCAAAGGAAGATTAATCTTTCAAGTGAATTAACTCAAAACAATAGCTTGGAAGAACAAAATACAGGAAATGATAAGCTCAATGCTGAACCTCGAGCTGATAAATTAAGAATTATAAATGTTCCAGTACTGATGCTGAAGATTGGTTCATGGCAG TGTGTATCGGTGGGTGAAGGTGATATAgcagccaagtgtttctatggtaAAAAGAAATTTGTGTGGGAGATGTTAAGATGTGGATCTAAGAAAAAATTCGAGATCCAATGGTCTGAGATCTCGGCAATTAGAGCCCACTTCGCTGACAAGCAACCTGACATCCTAGAAGTTGAG CTAAAAAAACCACCACAACTCTTTGAACTAGTTTCTTCTGATCCAAGAAGGCACCCCATGTGGCAACCAATTCCTGACTTTACTGAAGATCAATCTCGCTTATATAG GAGACACCATCTTGAGTTCAGAGAAGGGAGTTTCCGGAAACCTTATGACAAATTATTGCTCGAAAACAAACACTTGTTTAGGTTGAGTCACAATTTGTTCGAAAACGATACGTCTCCACTTTTTGGGGTGGTCCGCAGTGGGATCCAATATTCTAGCACCATCCCACAGTTGCTACACATGTTCAACCAGCAAACTAATAACTTGTATCACTCATTCACAGACCATTTTGGTAATCAGGGAACTACAGATCTTTCTACTAGGTATGTTGGCAATTCTGGATACATGGCTCAGTCTTTTGGTGCTAATTTGCCGACTGGACAACCTGTGCCACCATTTAGACTCGTTGATGAGAACAAGCCAAACAATTTGGGATGTATCAGTGAATCTGTTGATGCTTATTTGCCAACTGGTTTTCTGCCACCAACTGGACTTGCTGATGATAAGTGGCCAAGCTCAG CTGCTGAGGAGCATTCTGGAGTTCTGAATCATATACCAAATATGGATAACAGAGCCTCAAGTTCAGGTGCAGTTCTCTGA
- the LOC135627785 gene encoding uncharacterized protein LOC135627785 isoform X2, with product MGFLSTSRASLFVIIETPALVVSVEGRSLLRLSILEPVSAAPCEPPTHSRFEICCSYLGLLFLAISVIRMSEAKIDQESGPLGLWLNKTESFVNSIHMKLQRKINLSSELTQNNSLEEQNTGNDKLNAEPRADKLRIINVPVLMLKIGSWQCVSVGEGDIAAKCFYGKKKFVWEMLRCGSKKKFEIQWSEISAIRAHFADKQPDILEVELKKPPQLFELVSSDPRRHPMWQPIPDFTEDQSRLYRRHHLEFREGSFRKPYDKLLLENKHLFRLSHNLFENDTSPLFGVVRSGIQYSSTIPQLLHMFNQQTNNLYHSFTDHFGNQGTTDLSTRYVGNSGYMAQSFGANLPTGQPVPPFRLVDENKPNNLGCISESVDAYLPTGFLPPTGLADDKWPSSDIAFLEAAAEEHSGVLNHIPNMDNRASSSGAVL from the exons ATGGGATTCCTCTCCACTTCGCGCGCTTCTCTCTTTGTAATTATAGAGACCCCGGCGTTGGTTGTATCGGTGGAGGGCCGCTCGCTCCTCCGATTGTCGATCCTCGAACCAGTGAGCGCTGCGCCCTGTGAACCCCCGACTCATTCGAGATTCGAG ATTTGCTGTAGTTATCTTGGATTACTATTCCTTGCAATATCAGTGATCAGGATGAGTGAAGCAAAG ATAGATCAAGAATCAGGTCCTCTGGGCCTGTGGTTGAACAAAACTGAATCATTTGTGAACTCCATCCATATGAAGCTGCAAAGGAAGATTAATCTTTCAAGTGAATTAACTCAAAACAATAGCTTGGAAGAACAAAATACAGGAAATGATAAGCTCAATGCTGAACCTCGAGCTGATAAATTAAGAATTATAAATGTTCCAGTACTGATGCTGAAGATTGGTTCATGGCAG TGTGTATCGGTGGGTGAAGGTGATATAgcagccaagtgtttctatggtaAAAAGAAATTTGTGTGGGAGATGTTAAGATGTGGATCTAAGAAAAAATTCGAGATCCAATGGTCTGAGATCTCGGCAATTAGAGCCCACTTCGCTGACAAGCAACCTGACATCCTAGAAGTTGAG CTAAAAAAACCACCACAACTCTTTGAACTAGTTTCTTCTGATCCAAGAAGGCACCCCATGTGGCAACCAATTCCTGACTTTACTGAAGATCAATCTCGCTTATATAG GAGACACCATCTTGAGTTCAGAGAAGGGAGTTTCCGGAAACCTTATGACAAATTATTGCTCGAAAACAAACACTTGTTTAGGTTGAGTCACAATTTGTTCGAAAACGATACGTCTCCACTTTTTGGGGTGGTCCGCAGTGGGATCCAATATTCTAGCACCATCCCACAGTTGCTACACATGTTCAACCAGCAAACTAATAACTTGTATCACTCATTCACAGACCATTTTGGTAATCAGGGAACTACAGATCTTTCTACTAGGTATGTTGGCAATTCTGGATACATGGCTCAGTCTTTTGGTGCTAATTTGCCGACTGGACAACCTGTGCCACCATTTAGACTCGTTGATGAGAACAAGCCAAACAATTTGGGATGTATCAGTGAATCTGTTGATGCTTATTTGCCAACTGGTTTTCTGCCACCAACTGGACTTGCTGATGATAAGTGGCCAAGCTCAG ATATTGCATTTCTGGAAGCAGCTGCTGAGGAGCATTCTGGAGTTCTGAATCATATACCAAATATGGATAACAGAGCCTCAAGTTCAGGTGCAGTTCTCTGA